One genomic window of Numida meleagris isolate 19003 breed g44 Domestic line chromosome 1, NumMel1.0, whole genome shotgun sequence includes the following:
- the CRLF2 gene encoding cytokine receptor-like factor 2, which translates to MRLIFQECSMIFTLVNLVGSLSQSFGQKDAISTTIINFNNEKMQITWATSKLFPGKNVSFYYSFEEGKQEDRKICPTYLLTQGYNSGCLFKTEGHTLAFFIMNSNGSKELFSKRLKSDFYIKPNRPENVTFFWKDDTVTVTCNKPERGVKCLRLELQYKSKFDKGWQSRTSKCCRVGEQGFDPRKCYSFRVRLKRIVPSCNVVDYSSDWEAETFWMNSTLVDSCDDEIKTQSNTVIILSCLMSVLLMIFILLILLCKWQRLQKSVMPAIPDPKYVFTDLFSDHNGNFQFSHGYTAMQPVSK; encoded by the exons GTCAGAAAGATGCCATCAGCACCACAATAATCAATTTCAATAATGAGAAGATGCAGATCACGTGGGCAACAAGCAAACTCTTCCCTGGCAAGAATGTGTCATTTTATTATTC ATTTGAAGAAGGCAAGCAGGAAGACCGGAAAATATGTCCCACATATCTATTGACTCAAGGTTATAATTCTGGATGTCTTTTTAAGACAGAAGGACACACCCTTGCCTTCTTTATCATGAACAGCAATGGAAGTAAAGAGCTTTTTTCTAAAAGGCTGAAATCTGATTTCTACA TAAAGCCCAATCGACCAGAAAATGTGACCTTCTTCTGGAAGGATGACACTGTTACTGTCACATGTAATAAACCAGAAAGAGGTGTGAAGTGCTTGAGACTTGAGCTTcaatacaaaagcaaatttgACAAAGGATGGCAA TCCAGAACTTCTAAGTGTTGCAGAGTTGGAGAGCAAGGCTTTGATCCAAGGAAATGCTATTCTTTTCGGGTCAGATTGAAGAGGATAGTACCCTCTTGCAACGTAGTTGATTACAGCAGTGACTGggaagcagaaacattttggaTGAACAGCACATTAGTAG ATTCATGTGATGATGAAATAAAAACCCAGTCAAacacagtaattattttaagttgTTTGATGTCAGTACTTCTAATGATATTTATCCTCTTGATTCTTCTGTGTAAATGGCAGAG actTCAAAAATCTGTCATGCCTGCTATACCAGAtccaaaatatgtatttactgATCTCTTCAGTGATCATAATGGAAACTTCCAG TTCTCTCATGGTTACACAGCCATGCAGCCTGTCTCAAAGTAG